The genomic stretch AGTTGAACCTTACGTAAGTACAAAGGCAAGAAATATTTCAGAAAAAGAGTTTTTACAAAGTCCAGAAGAAAGAAAATTATTAGAACAAACGGGCAATTGTATTTTGTGTGGTGCTTGTTACTCTGATTGCAATGCTAAGGAAGTAAATGATAATTTTGTGGGCCCCCATGCTTTGGCAAAAGCCTATCGAATGATTGATGATTCTCGAGATGAATTGAGGGAGGAAAGATTGACTCAATATAATGATGTGAAGTCGGGGGCGTGGGGTTGTACTCGTTGTTATCTTTGTAATGAGGTATGCCCCATGGATGTGGCACCTTTGGATCAAATTACGAAGATTAAGGGAAAAATTTTGGCCAGGGAGTCCCGTGGTAGTAGTACCCCTGTTCGTCATCGTAAGGTATTGGTGGATTTGGTGAAGGATGGGGGTTGGGTGGATGAGCGCAAGTTTGCGGTGATGGTGGTTGGTAATTATTTTCGAGATGTGCGAGGTTTGTTGAGTCTTGCCCCTGTGGGCTTAAGGGTGTTGGCGGCGGGTAAGTTACCTTTTTCTTTTGAGGCGTCTGAGGGGGTTTTTGAGGTGCGATCGCTCATAAATGCCATTCAATCTGCTACAAAGGATAATGGGAATTTATCGGAAAATATTAAATAAATGGATCTTAATTTAAAGTTATCTAGTTACGATTATTTTTTACCTGAAGAATTAATTGCTCAAAATCCTGTGACTCCGAGGGATTCTTCTCGTTTGTTGGTGGTGAAACCTGAGGAGGGAATTAACCATAAAATTTTTGCTAATTTGCCTGATTTACTCTCCCCTGGGGATTTGTTAGTTTTGAATAATACTAAGGTAATTCCTGCTCGTTTGTATGGGAAAAAGTCCACGGGGGCGATGGTGGAGGTGTTGTTGGTAGAGGAAAAGTCTCCCCTTTGTTGGTTGGCGTTGGTGAAGCCGGGGAAGCGTTTTGGTTTGGGAGCGCAGATTGTTTTTGAAGATGAGATTACGGGGGATTATCTAACGGCGACGGTGATTGATAAGGATGAGACAACGGGGGGCAGAATTTTACAGTTTAGCGCCCCTAAAGGGTTATCTTTTTGGGATTTGTTGGAGAGGTTGGGTAATATTCCTTTTCCTCCTTATGTGACGGAGTCGGAGGCACTACCATCCCAGTATCAGACTATTTACGCCGAAAGGCAAGGGGCGATCGCTGCGCCAACGGCAGGATTACATTTTACTGAGGATGTTTTTAATCGGTTAGCCCAAAAACAAGTGGCGATCGCCCATATAACTCTCCATGTGGGTATCGGTACATTTCGCCCTGTGGAGGTGGAGGATATTCTTAACCATGAAATGCACCAAGAATGGATAGAAGTTGATGAAGCAACCATCGATAAAATTAAGGAAACCAAAAGCCGTGGCGGTAGGGTAATCAGTGTCGGTACGACGGTAGTTAGGGCTTTGGAGGGTACTTTTGCCCATCATAATGATTTGATGCCTTATCGTGGCAAAACGGATCTTTTTATCTATCCCGGTTATGATTTTAAGGTTATCGATGGATTAATTACTAATTTCCATTTACCAAAATCTAGTTTACTGATGCTTGTAGGGGCACTCATTGGTAGGGAGAGATTACTTAGTATATATCAAAGGGCGATCGAGGAAAAATATCGCTTTTATTCCTTTGGGGATGCCATGTTTATCGAACCCAAAAGGGGTTTAAACAATTGACAATTGATAATGAACAATTGTTTTTTGATTATAAAGTCCCCCAGGATTGGGGGATTTAGGGGGTGAAACGAAAACCTTAATACCTGACACTTATCTTTTTTCCTTCAACTCTCAAAACTCTAACTATTAATTATTTTTATCAACTATGTCTGTGCAGATATTTGGGGGTTATTCTCAATTAGTAACAAGTAGTTGCAAATAGCCATCAAAGAGAAGTATCATTAGTAAAGAAAGAATTGTCAGGAATCTTTATGGCTTTAGACACTACCGCATCAATCAAAAAAAAGCTCAATTCTAGGGGATGGCGTATGACTCCCCAAAGGGAAAAAATTCTGGAGGTTTTTTATAATTTACCCCAAGGGAATCATCTGAGTGCTGAGGAGTTGCACAATCTTTTGGAAGAGCAAGGGGAGAATATCAGCTTATCGACCATTTACCGTAGTGTCAAATTGATGACCAAAATGAGGGTATTACGGGAATTAGAATTGGCGGAAGGTCATAAACATTATGAATTAAATCATCCCTACCCCCATCACCATCATCACATTGTCTGCATTCAGTGTAATAAAACCATTGAGTTTCAAGATGATTCTATTCTCAAACATAGTCTTAAACAATGTCAGAAAGAAGACTTTCAGTTAATTGATTGTCAGTTAACGGTGATGACTATTTGTCAAGAAGCCTTGGAAATGGGTTGGCCTTCTACTTTACCTAGTGATTGGTGTTGCAGTCGTGCGATCGCAGAGGGACACCATAAATAATGTACAATTGACAATTATAGTTACTTCCATTGTGTTTGAGACATCTTTATTTTCGAAAAGCCTTATCAAATAAATATTATGCTATTCGATAGCGTTTCATTCCAATATTAAATGACCATAACATTTACTATCTTTTGCTTATTGCCTTTTGAGTTTGTGGGTGTTATTTAATGATGAGATGGCAACACCTATTTATATAAAAGGGGAGCCAGAGCGAAGGGGTTTCACTCTGGCTATTAGGTGTGGTTTAAGTGTTAGGTAGTTATATTATAGCCAAACTGTTTTAATTTTGGCAAGAAAATCCGAAAATTTTTGCGTAGAAATTGAACTCTCCATCGAGGGCTTTTTTGATGTTTTCTGCTTTGCGAAAACCATGGCCTTCGTCGCCAAAGGTAACGTAGGTGGTGGTGATACCTTTTTCTTTGAGGGCTTTTACCATCATTTCGGCTTGGTTGGGGGGTACGACTTTATCTTCTAATCCTTGGAAAAAAGCAACGGGGCAGGATAGTTTTTCGATATGATTTAAGGGCGATCGCACTTTATAAATTTCTTTTTCTTCTGGATATTTACCAATAAGATTATCAAGATAACGGGATTCAAATTTGTGGGTATCAGTGGCAAGAATTTCTAAGTCACCAATGCCATAATAACTCGCCCCTGCTTTAAATACATCATGGAAAGTAAGCGCCGCTAAGGTAGTATAACCCCCCGCACTGCCTCCAGAAATTGCTAATTTTTCCTGATTAACTTTTTGGGCTTCTACCAAATATTTAGCAACATTGATACAATCTTCCACATCCACAATACCCCACTTTTTAGCTAACCTTTGACGATAATCCCGACCGTATCCCGTACTACCTCCATAATTCACATCCACAAAGGCAAAACCCCGACTTGTCCAATATTGAATACGCAAGTTATAACTGGCGGTAGTCATGGCGGTGGGGCCTCCATGGCTTTTTACCAGTAAGGGAGGTAATTCCCCTTCGGGGGCTTGGTAATCTTTGTTTTGGGGGGGATAATACCAAGCATAGGCGGTGTTACCGTTGCTGGTGGGAAATTCGATTTGTTCGGGTTGAGTAAGATAACCGTCGTCTAAATTGAGGTTACTGGCTTGTTGCAAAATTTCGGTTTCTTGGCTGACGGTATCCCCCAAAACTACGGCGGTGGGTTGATTTGGTGAACCCCCTGTAAATAAAATTTGGCTACCATTGACTTGTAAATAGGCGATGTTGGTGTAGCTAACGTTAAGGTTAGTAAGATCGTTATTTTTGCTGTCCAAACTGGCTAAGTGCCAGATACCATTTTGGGTGTAGGTACAAACGATGGTATCTTCATCGGCGAAGCCATATACTGATTCCCCAAAAACCCAATGGGGATAACCAAATTCGGCATTGAGGGGGTATAGGGGAGTAAGATGGCCATTTTTTTCTCGGCGATATAAATTCCACCAATCGGTGCGATCGCTGCTAAAATGTAAAGTACCGTTAGGACTAAATTCTGGCTGACAGATAGATTCGGTTTCGCTTCCTGCCACGATTTCACTGTCTTCAATTTCTCCATTATCATCAAAGGTGGCAAGATGTAAGAAGGTGCTTTCCCACGGCATATAAGGATGATGCCAACATAACCATGCTAACTGGGAATCATCAGGGCTGAGGCGAGGGGAGGTGTAAAAGTCTGCACCCTGCACTATCGGTTTTACTTCCCCTGAGTTTAAATCGATGGTGACAAGTTTGTTTTCTGGTTCTTTTTCGGGGTTACTATGATCTTCAGCAACGCAAATTAAACGATTACGGCTTTTATCAAGGCAAAAGTCGGTATATCTCACCTGCGATTGGGCGGTGAGGGGTTGGGGGTGTTCCCCTATTTTTTGCACATATACCCTTTGATCTGCATAATTACTAAAGTAGATTACACCATTTTTGATCAAAAATGCTCCTCCACCATACTCATGGACACGACTACGCACATTAAAAGGGGCAGGGGTGACATCTTCTTTTTGCCCGTTGGTATAGCGAACTATAACGGCTCTACCGCCTTCTGAGGGGCGATTTTCGAGCCAATAAACGTCTTTTTGGTCAAATTTGACGGAACTTAAGCCAATGCTCCCTGATACGATTAAATCTGAGGTTATGGGCGATCGCCATTCACCGTAACTTGCGATGGTTGGTTTGGTCATAGGATTAATTTTATAATTTCTTTATCATCATCTTGACATAAAAAGGCAAGGGGCAATGGGTAATGGACAATGGGTAAAATTTTTATTTCGAACGGAGGTTCAATAGTTATGTGGTAATTGGATTACCATAATAAAAAAAGCTCAAATATTTCCCCTTTTTTATGTTTAAATCTCTTGGATTCATTGAAAATACGGTCAATACTAGCTTAGGAGAGATGGTTTATTACTCGTCTGATAGTGTTTTTTGGCAATCTTTACAAAATTTAAGTAAATCAGAATCACTGGGGGAAACAAAGCCAAATCTAGTGTTTTTACATGGTTTTGGGGGAGGTTCATCCGCCTATGAATGGTCACAGGTTTATCCTGCTTTTGCTGGAGAATATCACATTATTGCTCCTGATTTAATTGGTTGGGGTAAGTCTGCCCATCCTCAAAAAAACTATACTATTGATGATTACATTACTACCATTACAGAATTTTTAGAACAGGTATGTCAAGAGCCTACCACCGTTATAGCTTCTTCCCTTACCGCTGCTTTTCTCGTCCAACTTGCGATCGCACATTCCCACCTATTTAAACAACTAATACTTTTCACCCCCGCAGGATTATCGGATTTTGAGGAAAACTACACCAAAAGCCTATTTGCCCAGATAATTAGCACTCCCATGGTTGATAAATTTTTCTATAGCCTTGGGGTAGCTAGTGAATCGGGAATCAAAAGTTTCCTTGAAAAAAGGCAATTTGCTAATCCTCAAAGAATTTTCCCCGAATTAGTCGCCTCCTATCTCAAAAGTGCTTCCCAACCTAATGCAGAATATGCAGCCCTATCTTTTGTCAGGGGGGATTTATGCTTTGATTTATCCCAATATATCCAAAAACTAACTATTCCCACCGCCATCATTTGGGGTAGAGAATCCCAGTTTACTAGCCCCGAAATTGGCAAACGTCTTGCGCAAATGAATCCCGATGCAGTTAAATATTTTCAAGTTATTGAAGAAGTTGGATTAACCCCCCATCTCGAATTACCTGCGGTTGCCATTAGTCTGATTCGTAAATATATTCAACTTTTATAAGTGTTATCATCACTCTTACTTCCCATCATTCCATCAAAAAGTTGTTCATAAAGTGCGATCGCCCCTTGAAAAGAATAATGAGTTTCTGCATATTTACGCCCTGCCTTGCTCATCTGTGCCACCAACTCAGGATTATGATAAAAAGATTCAATTTGCTTCGCTAAAGCCTGCGCATCTTCAGGGGGAATCACCACCCCTCCCCCACTTTCTCGAATCGCACTAGCCGCCGTACCCGATTCAGGCACAGAGCCAATAATCACACAACCACTGGCCAACAATACAGGAATTTTAGAAGGTAAATTAAAATCAATGACATTACTTTTTTGCGTCACCATGCCAATTTCCACCGCCCCCAACATTTCGGGTAACTTTTCCCTTGGTTGAAAAGGTTTTAATAAAACATTCTCACAACCTAATTGCTGACGATAATTTTCTAACCTTGCCAACGCTTCCTCCTTACCCACAATCACCACCATTAAATTATCTAAATGTTTTAACTTTTGGGCCGCTTCGATTAAAATTTCAATGGGTTGAGTAAGGGCAATATTACCAGAATAAATAACGACAAATTTTCCCTGTAAATTATTTTCCTTGATAAAATAACTGTTGTCTTTGCTCACGGGTTTAATAAAATCCACATCAACCCAATTAGGAATCTTAACAATTTTATTAATATCTACATTTTTTTGAGCCAAATTTTTAGTAAAACCATCGGCAATCACGGCAATTTTACTGGCTTTTTCATATGCAAATTTTTCTAATAAAGAAAATATTTTGATTAATTTTTTATTGGTTAATAAACCCACATGAACCGCCGCATCGGGTAATATATCCTGTAAATTAACAATCAAAGGACAACCATATATTTTACTTAATAAATAACCAGGAACAATCACAGGAAGCCCTGGAATAGTTAATAAAATAACATCAGGTCGCCAAAATTTTAAACCTTGCCAAATACTTAAAAAAGC from Cyanobacterium stanieri LEGE 03274 encodes the following:
- a CDS encoding S9 family peptidase, with the translated sequence MTKPTIASYGEWRSPITSDLIVSGSIGLSSVKFDQKDVYWLENRPSEGGRAVIVRYTNGQKEDVTPAPFNVRSRVHEYGGGAFLIKNGVIYFSNYADQRVYVQKIGEHPQPLTAQSQVRYTDFCLDKSRNRLICVAEDHSNPEKEPENKLVTIDLNSGEVKPIVQGADFYTSPRLSPDDSQLAWLCWHHPYMPWESTFLHLATFDDNGEIEDSEIVAGSETESICQPEFSPNGTLHFSSDRTDWWNLYRREKNGHLTPLYPLNAEFGYPHWVFGESVYGFADEDTIVCTYTQNGIWHLASLDSKNNDLTNLNVSYTNIAYLQVNGSQILFTGGSPNQPTAVVLGDTVSQETEILQQASNLNLDDGYLTQPEQIEFPTSNGNTAYAWYYPPQNKDYQAPEGELPPLLVKSHGGPTAMTTASYNLRIQYWTSRGFAFVDVNYGGSTGYGRDYRQRLAKKWGIVDVEDCINVAKYLVEAQKVNQEKLAISGGSAGGYTTLAALTFHDVFKAGASYYGIGDLEILATDTHKFESRYLDNLIGKYPEEKEIYKVRSPLNHIEKLSCPVAFFQGLEDKVVPPNQAEMMVKALKEKGITTTYVTFGDEGHGFRKAENIKKALDGEFNFYAKIFGFSCQN
- a CDS encoding glycosyltransferase family 4 protein; protein product: MRILIYSYNYHPEPIGIAPLMTELAEGLTQKGHEVRVLTAMPWYPESKIYPQYRGKIYSQEEKNGVEIYRSYVWASQKRSFINRAMFELSFAFLSIWQGLKFWRPDVILLTIPGLPVIVPGYLLSKIYGCPLIVNLQDILPDAAVHVGLLTNKKLIKIFSLLEKFAYEKASKIAVIADGFTKNLAQKNVDINKIVKIPNWVDVDFIKPVSKDNSYFIKENNLQGKFVVIYSGNIALTQPIEILIEAAQKLKHLDNLMVVIVGKEEALARLENYRQQLGCENVLLKPFQPREKLPEMLGAVEIGMVTQKSNVIDFNLPSKIPVLLASGCVIIGSVPESGTAASAIRESGGGVVIPPEDAQALAKQIESFYHNPELVAQMSKAGRKYAETHYSFQGAIALYEQLFDGMMGSKSDDNTYKS
- a CDS encoding transcriptional repressor, producing the protein MALDTTASIKKKLNSRGWRMTPQREKILEVFYNLPQGNHLSAEELHNLLEEQGENISLSTIYRSVKLMTKMRVLRELELAEGHKHYELNHPYPHHHHHIVCIQCNKTIEFQDDSILKHSLKQCQKEDFQLIDCQLTVMTICQEALEMGWPSTLPSDWCCSRAIAEGHHK
- the queA gene encoding tRNA preQ1(34) S-adenosylmethionine ribosyltransferase-isomerase QueA → MDLNLKLSSYDYFLPEELIAQNPVTPRDSSRLLVVKPEEGINHKIFANLPDLLSPGDLLVLNNTKVIPARLYGKKSTGAMVEVLLVEEKSPLCWLALVKPGKRFGLGAQIVFEDEITGDYLTATVIDKDETTGGRILQFSAPKGLSFWDLLERLGNIPFPPYVTESEALPSQYQTIYAERQGAIAAPTAGLHFTEDVFNRLAQKQVAIAHITLHVGIGTFRPVEVEDILNHEMHQEWIEVDEATIDKIKETKSRGGRVISVGTTVVRALEGTFAHHNDLMPYRGKTDLFIYPGYDFKVIDGLITNFHLPKSSLLMLVGALIGRERLLSIYQRAIEEKYRFYSFGDAMFIEPKRGLNN
- a CDS encoding alpha/beta fold hydrolase produces the protein MFKSLGFIENTVNTSLGEMVYYSSDSVFWQSLQNLSKSESLGETKPNLVFLHGFGGGSSAYEWSQVYPAFAGEYHIIAPDLIGWGKSAHPQKNYTIDDYITTITEFLEQVCQEPTTVIASSLTAAFLVQLAIAHSHLFKQLILFTPAGLSDFEENYTKSLFAQIISTPMVDKFFYSLGVASESGIKSFLEKRQFANPQRIFPELVASYLKSASQPNAEYAALSFVRGDLCFDLSQYIQKLTIPTAIIWGRESQFTSPEIGKRLAQMNPDAVKYFQVIEEVGLTPHLELPAVAISLIRKYIQLL
- a CDS encoding succinate dehydrogenase/fumarate reductase iron-sulfur subunit, coding for MKVTFKILRQNDNLSPHFQDYTLEVNQKNTILECLNRIKWEIDGSLAFRKNCRNTICGSCGMKINGRSALACKENIGDELKKISFGEGEKNPQIIISPLGNMPVLKDLVVDMSNFWHDLEKVEPYVSTKARNISEKEFLQSPEERKLLEQTGNCILCGACYSDCNAKEVNDNFVGPHALAKAYRMIDDSRDELREERLTQYNDVKSGAWGCTRCYLCNEVCPMDVAPLDQITKIKGKILARESRGSSTPVRHRKVLVDLVKDGGWVDERKFAVMVVGNYFRDVRGLLSLAPVGLRVLAAGKLPFSFEASEGVFEVRSLINAIQSATKDNGNLSENIK